GACTGACCTAATACTCTACTACCTTATACTTGTCGGAGGGCTGGCTTTAGCAGGATTGGTAGTTTACTTCCTTGCAAACAAGCAGGAAGCTAAAAAGCAGGGATAAGTACCGAAAGATATATGATGTGATAGTCTACTTCGGGGCTATAACTTTAGCGGTCATATTTCTCGTTATGGGCATAGTAATGACAAAATTGATGATAGAGGAAAGGAAGAAAAGACAAAAACCCGAAACCAAGTAAGCCTTACCTTCTCCAGAACTCCCACCACCTCTTTTGAGGCTTGGCTTCCAGCTTCTTTATCCTCTCCTGGAGCTCCCTGATGAGTTCGTCTTTCTCCTTTAGCCGTCCTTCAAGTTCCCCTAGTTTGTAGATGGCTTTCTGGAGTTGTTCCTGGGTCTTTTGATACTCGGAAAATGGAACGATTGCCCCGCTTACAGTTTTTCTCTCTTCGCCTTTGAGTTGTAGATACAGCATTTGTATGGTTCGGCTTACCGCTTCGGTCTTCAGAAATCCCAAGTGTTCTTGCTATCTCCTGAAGTTCTTGGGTTATCTCTCCCGAAAGTCTAAAGGTCTTTTTAACTCGCTCCATAAATCCATCTTTAAGGGCGTATGGCTTTTGTATGACTTTTGTCGGGCCTTAAAGCCATACAGGAGGAGCTTGAAATTTCATAGCCATACATAGACGCTTGACTATTAAGTCCAGGGTTGCATTACGGAAAAGTCAGGTTAAATTATAAATCCGCTACTGTATGAGGGAAGGAACGGGATATCCCAACGAAGGGGAGGTTCCCCGATGATGTGGGATGGAAAGTCCCGTTCCTGAAATGAGGTTGGAGTGTTAAGTAACCTGTCCCATCTCCTACATGGAGGTGGGAAAGCCCGCCCTGTGGTGCGGGTTGGGGTTTCGCTGAAAGGTCCCTCACGTGAGGGACACAATCTAAGCGGAGCCCCTAAAGCAACAGCTACTAATGTCTACTTAATGTCTATGTTTTAGAGTAGCTGTTGCAACCACGAGTGTATAGTAAATGCTTGACTATCAAGGTAGAAAGGAAGCTTGTGCTTAGATAGGCTCAGTTTTGATTAGTTCAACAAGGGCTTTCAAAACCTTTATTGCTACCTGGATGTGAGGGTTCTTGGTTTTCAAATCCTTGACTTGTTCATATAGGTCGAGATATCTCTTATCCGCTTGTCTTATCTCATCCAGTAGCTGTTGCGGTATGTTCTCCTTATTCTTAGCTAAGTCTTCTCTTATTAAAAGGACCTGTGTTAGTTCAAAATCAAGAGCTGTGGGATAATCAACCTTAAAGTCTTCTATATCCGTGTAAAGTGCTTCGCTAACGTAAATCTTCAAGGAGTCTTCTAAGCTCTTTTCTAAAGTTTTCATTCTTATTCTTTCCAAGAATCATGCGAAATCCGCTTCCCGTAACCAGTTCAAAATCGTCCCAGTTTTTAGCTCCTCTCTCTAAAACGTCTACATACATCGTATATGCGTTTAGCACTTTTCTTAAGTTCTTCGTTTGGGTTTCTGCTGTAAGGCTCATACCGAGTTCCTCCCTGTAGAACTTTTATTTATCCTTAAACCGGTCCTTTAGGGCTAAAAAACAGGCTTTTTATATGGCTTTTGTAAGGCCTTTTAGCCGTATAAAATGACAAGCGCGGACGGACGGGATTAACAAGAAGACATTCAATTTTCAAAAACTGAAACTGCTGAAATTGCTTGGTTTTGGCTCGCTTCTTTCAGTTCCCTCGCTTAGTATACTAACTAAGATTAGTAAGCTTTGTAATAAAAGCTATAATTATTAGCTAAATAATATAAGTTAGATGAGTAAAGATAGAAATTGGTTTAGAAAACATGCCTTTTACGGAAGTACTGAAAGCTCTTAAAAATATTTACGAGTAGTTTAAATACACTCTTTTACTCCCTCTTAAATTTGTTGTTTCTTTTCAGGATAAATTTAAACCTTTTGCTTATGGACACGCGTGAAACTTTGGAACCTTTATGATGCCACTCTATTATTCCCATTTCTTCCAGTTTATTTAAATGAGCGTAGAAAGTTCTCTTCTTAAGACCTGAGAGATTCAGCAACTCGTCCGTCTTCATTCCGTACTCTCTGTCCTTCAAATGTTTAAGGATTGGTTCAAACTTGTGTAAAATTTCTTCATACTTTGCTTTCTCATTAATATACCAAGTAATTGCTCCATTTTTGTTTATGTAATAGTATATTTTTTCAAAAGGATAAGCAAAATTATGCTTTTCTATTGTCAATACCCGAAAGCTTTTCCCTTCTGTGTAGGCCTGCATAAAGGGAGTTGTTAAAAACTTAATTGTAGATACGCCCTGATACCTGTCCGTTTTATTTTTTCCTGAACTTTTAATCGTGTGATGAATAAACATTATGTGACTTTCAGAATTTCTTGCTAACTTTCTTGTTTTTTTAATAAATTCCTTAACTTCTACAGGATCATAAATAGACTTTCCTTCATAAAAGGCAACAAAACTATCAACCACAACAAAATCGTAGCGTTTTTGTTCCAGTATCTTTTCAAAACTCCTGTAATCCGAAATGTCGTCCAGATCCATTATTTCCATTTCTGAAGTGCTTATTCTGTATCTTTTTCTTATTGGTTCTAACTTTTCTAAGATATCTTCCTTATAAAGTTCCAGAGATATATAGGCTACTTTCTTCGGTTCCTTAACTTTGAGTAAATTGTGAAATAAGTTCTTACCTGCACCTGCCAGTAGACACAAGTAAAGGCTTATGGTAGTTTTCCCTACACCTGAATCACCGTAAAGTATGGAAACGTATCCCTTCCTGAAAAACTCGTCAAAATTTTGCGCACTGTTGCTCCTTTTGTATTCACTTAACCTCATACTATTTTCATTTTAATTTAAAAGTTATGCATTACTATGCAATTTATCTTTTATAAGCCTAGTTAATCAATGATTGCATAAGCTTTCTTAAATAAATAAAAAATAAAAGAAAGACAGGAAAAAAGAACTAATTAAGTGAAGGAGCTTACGCTCCTTAAAAAAATTAAAGGAGGTAAAGAAATGAATGAATACTATGAAAGAATGGAAGAGCTATTTAAGCGTGAATTTGCAAAAGAATACCTTGAATTAGCAGAGCAGTATTATGGTATTGAAGAATCCTATTATGAAGAAGAACAGAAATTAGATGAAGAAGAAAGAGAAATTACAGATTGGACCGGGCAAATAGATGAAGTTTACAGCAATATAACAATAGACGAAGATTGGCTTTTTGAAAAACTCATTAAAAGAATAGAACTTGGAGGCAAAGTTTATACACTTTTTGTAGAACCGTATAACTCTTTACTACACAGAAAACCGATCGTAGTCGTACTTAAACCTTTAAAGGGAAGTAAAAAACTTGAAGAAATAGTGGCAAAAGCTTATTACAGCAGGTTTTACTGGATGGAAGATCCTTTTTATAGAGATATACTCCTTTCAAGAGCGTATGAAGCGGAAAACACGATTAAAGAAGACCCGGAGAAATTTGAAGAATTCGTAAAAATGGCGGAAGTATTGAAAGAACATGAAGACAGGTTTCTGAATATAGAAAACATAGGAATAAAGTTTGTAGAAAAAAATTTAAGTGAGTTTACTCTTGGATTTGATTTAGAAGAATAACAATCAAAACAAACCTTTTCTTTCAAGTGAAGGGGCTTTCGCCCCTCAAAAAACTTTAAAAGGAGGTAGAGATATGGATATCAAACTCGACAAAAACGTAGTAAAGATGGTGATGAGCTCAAAAGAAGAAGAGCTAATGCCTTCAATAGGATGGGAAGGTAAAAAAGAAATACCCGTCTTAATTACCAACGTAGAAACCAAAATTCCCAAGGGACATCCTGTCATATTCAAAATGGTCCCAATTGATGAAGGTAAAGTAACTGCAGTGTTCATCTTCCTGACAGTAGGAGAACAGCTCTGGACTGTGTTCAATCCTGCGAACACTTACTACAGATTGTTCCTAAAAGCAATGACCGAAGCAGACAAACTGGCAATTTGCTTTCCGAATAAAAAGGCCATATCAATTAAGACAACAGAAGAAATGAAGAAAGCGGCAAGAATACTTCTCGACACAATAGAGGAATTTCAGTGGGATTCGGAAGAATTCGCAGAGGCACTGGAAAAAATAGCCGAAAATTATACGCTGGAAGACATAGAAATGATCGCAGTCCAAGAATGGAAAAAAAGAACAGGACAGGAAAAAGAAAACTGAGTCAGTTTCTTCTTCATTTTTCTGTTTATTCTCTTCTGAGGGAGGAAAAGAAAAATGAATTCAAAGGAACTGACCAAAGAAGTATTAAACCTCTTTCAGACTTTGCCAGAATTTTATTTTGAACACTTCCACGAATACGGAATATGGTTTCCTATAGTAGTAGGAATAATAGCATCAGCGGTAGGAATGTTCGGAATGCTTCTCTTTTACGCAGCAGAGCCCGATACAGAATTTGAAAAACTTCCCTTTTTTGTCAGAAAGATCGCATCAAGAGAGGGAGACGAAGACACTTATTTTGCACTCGGAATTTACCCGATAATTATCCTTCCCGCAGAAGGAAAAATTATCAAAGCAGCAGCAATCCACGAGTTCTTCCACGTTCTCTTCAAGTTCCCATGGGTAATATTCCAGCCAGTTACAGGAATATTCATGACACAGCTCCCGTACAGATTCTTTAACATGCTTACCCAGTTCCTGTATACTGTCCTTCCTAAGCACATCGTCCTAATGCTCATTCTCCTTTCCATGCCAATTCTCAAAAAATTCGGAATGGAGAAATCTCAAGTATACGAGCTTCTTTCTTTAGCTTCGAAATACATTACGTTTGTTTACATCTGTGCACTTGCAGCAGTAATTGAAGAACTGCTCGTGAACATCGCAACAGCAATCTACTTCCTTATTACCTTCAAGTTCAACGAAAACACCTTTCTCGTTACAGTAGGCTCTTCACTTACGTATCTTTCAAACATCCCGATGATCTTCGCATGTATGTGGATGGATTTTCACTACGCAGATGGACAGGGAGTAGAAATGGCAAAGAAATTCATTGAGCTCGTTTTCAAAACAGAACTTTCTTCCCTTTTCTTTTAACGGAGAGCCGCTCTATTTCCAGAATTTCGAGATTGCCAAGTTAAGGGTTAGAGGAGTGGAATGATCTAACGAGAATAAAAGAGGCAAATCAAGACCAACAGTTTCATATTTGGCATTGTGGGGAAATCGCTTGTGAAAACCCTTCATCCTTTGCTTTATGTGCTTGAACCACCTCTCCACTACATTCCTACCTCCGAAAGTTTCATGTATCCATCCGCAGTTTAGTTCCCTACATGCTTTCCTATACCATGGCCCCTTATCCGTTACAAACACGTATCCTTTTGAGTTGTAAAGCACAAGTTTTGCCACATGGGAGCTTTTTTTAGCACTTAACCACACAAAAGTAGGCACTCCCTTCAAGTTACAAGCTATCCACAAGAGACCGCCAAGTTAAGGATTAGGGGAAAGGAGAGATTTAATGAGAATAAAAGGAAGCGAGCCAAGACCAGACAGTTTCATGGTTTTTAACGAAATAGATGATAGATAGAAAATAGAGCAAGAGCATAGTTTTATTGAAAATCTTCTTACTTTTCCCCAGTAGCTATTTTCACACTTTTATAAACAAAGTAAATAAATGCACTTGCGATTATAATTGCCCCTAAAACTGCCAAAATGTCGTAAATGTTCATTTATCTGCCTCCTTATTATTTAATTTAGACAAAAGTTCAATGTAGTCTTCTATTTTGATTAGCAATCGCAAGGTTAGACTAATAAGAATTATTTCCGTAAAAGCACCCACGAATAATAGAAAAACCTTTATTTTATTATCAAGGTTTAAAAGCAGGCTTATTGTCCCACCACCTATAGCTATAATAGTAATCCAGAATAGTTTAAGAAGCTCAGTTAAAAACTTTATCTTTTCCTTTACGTATTCTTCCTTGTTCACATTTATCATTTTATCATTCTCCTAAAGACTGAGAATTCCCAAACTTCATCACCAAAGAAGTTTGATATTTGAAAATCAATAGATTGGTAAATATACCTTTATAAACATATTGAAAATCAAAGGCTTAAAGCAATCATTCTATAGTTAAGGCATTTGTACACTTCTTTACTCCCTTATCAAAGGACACAACTTTGTATTTCTTAGAATACGCACAAAGAAGGCAATCTACAAAGTCTAAGTTCTTATTAGAGTATATCTTTAGAGCCTCTATAAGGAGCTCATTATCTTCAATTTTCACATTCCTAAGTTCCAGTATGTCTATAAGTACCTGTGATATAGTAGGTCTATCAACTTTATATACTTTCTTGAAGAACATAAACAATTTCGGCTATCACTACCTGTGGGATAAAAACTTTTAGTTCTCCGGAGAGTATCTTATTAAATAACTCCTCAGCCTCTTTATACAGCTTCCTGTGGTCTTTAAGTAGATATCGCAGGATTACATTAGCATTAACAATTATCTCTTTTTCCCCTTTCCGCGAGGCCATCGCCTATTGCCTCTTTTTCAGTTTTCATTATCTCTTCTATGGACCTGTCACGGGTAGCGTATTTGTGTAGAATTCCTCCCAATTTCTTAACAGGTTTAATTATTACTTTTCCCTTCTCATAGGTTATCTCAACTATATCAGTTCCTAATAATTTCCTGTACTCAGCAGGTATGGTAATTTGTCCTTTCTTAGTAAGCTTAGCTATTTTCATTCTTACCTACCTCAATAGGTACTACTTATTGTATAAAGTATTACTTACATTATATAGTGTTACTTTTCACAAAAATGATTACATAGTATAGGTAGTTGTGATTAGCTATGCTGTTTGTTAGAGACTGCCAAGATAAGGGTGTAAGAAAATAGGTATATGGGTGTGCCTGCATACGCGTTTATCTTCATCCTTTCTTCATTCTTAAAGGCTTTTATGATTTCTTTCTGTTCTTCCGTTAGTTTTATACCCATTAGTTTTAATATAATTTGAGACCGCCAAGTTAAGGGAAATAGGTTGAAAATCAAGGGAACTGTTAATAACAGAACTTTACTGGAGTTTTAGAATCTCTTGAATATGCTTTGGCAATTATTTTATATGACATAAACTGTAAACTTCTCTAGTTTTCTAGGTACTCTTTTACTTTTCTTTTAAAGAATTCTTCAACTTCCTCCCAGTAAGGTTCTATATCTTCATAAACTTCTTCCCTTGCATCTTCGAAATATACGAGACTTTTTACAATAATTGAAAAGTCAATATTCCTGTACTTTTTTTTAACCAATTTTTCAAGCTCTTTTAAATCCCATCCGTGTTTTCTCATCAAAAACCACAGGTCGTAAAAATCCTTCTTTGACCCCCTTTGAGCTATTGCTACTGCCTTCATACAGGCAATATCCTTGTCCCCCGCTATGAAAATCCCAAGATCATTATTTTTTTCAGGGTTCTCTAACAGCGGGTATCGGTATTCAAAAAAAGAGAATTTAATTCCATCAAGCAAGAATATTAGAGTATCTTTACTCTGATAAAGCCACCTTACTCTGCTTAGTTTATCAATTTGCCTTGATATAGAGAAACTGTCAAAGGGTTTTTCAGGAAAAGTAAAAAAGTCAAAATCATCTGAAAATCTGTGCCCATATCTTATAAGCAAAGCGGTTCCTCCTGCAAGATAAAAATCGTTACAGATCCCTAAAGAAACTACTTTTTCTAAAGCCTCTCTCTGTTCTTTCTTTAACTTCCTCATCGCTTATATTTAAAGCTAACTTCCAGAAAGCTCTATTTTTAGCGTCAAACCTATGCAGGTTTTTCAAAAATGCCTCTCTCAGTTTTTTCCTAGGATATTTTTTGAGAACTTCTTTTACGTTTCCGTAAAGCATTTCTCTTATCAAAAGTTCCCTTTCACTTTTTACCTTGTCCCAGTTAAACATTTCTATCTAAAACAATTTTAAAATTTTCTAAAGCTTTCTTAGGTGTGGAGCCTACACTAAAAATCGGAGCTCCCACTACCTCAGCTCCCCAATTACTCTCTTTGTCCTTACGTAGAATTACAAGAAATTTATATTCGTAACATATCATATATATTCAATATTATGAAAAGAACGACCATTTTTATAAACGAAGAAACCAAACAAAAAATCAAACTAATAGCCAAGAAAAAGCAAAAAAGCATGGCAGAAATTATAAGAGAAGCTATAAATGAGTACATTGTAAAACACAAAAAGAATAAGAAGTATTCCTTTATAGGACTTGGTAAAAGCAAAAGATCTGATATCTCGGAAATTCATGAGGAAAAACTTTGGAAATACTCACAGTAGATAGGAGAGGTTTTTTGGGAATTAAAATTGGAAGAAGAAATCTGATGCTTTTACCATAACAACTCAATTTCTTCGTTATTTATCCTTGCTTTTCAGTTTCCTGCTTATTAACAAGCCAAACTATTACGAGACCAACTGTCAATATCCCAAGACCTATAAGAATAAAACCTACGGTGTAGCTATCCATCTTCACTTCCCTTATTAACAAAGTAAACTCCCAGCAAAAAGAAGGCGAGCCAAAATCCAAAAACAAGCAATAAGTAAAATAAGTTCGCCTTATGCTTTTGAAATAATGGAGCAACCAAGCCAACTGAAAGGAAAACTGTGGCAACTGTGAGAAAGCGCTTTCCTATTTCCTTAAGTGTTTCCCTTTTCAACCTCAAAAGATTTCCTCTCCTTCTTTTACTTCACTTAGCTTTTGGCTTTTTACCCTCTTCCAAAGTCATCTTAAGCATCATAACCACTATAAAGAGAAGAATTCCCCATAGGGCGACAGCTCCCAAGAAGGCAATCACATCATACATTTTTCTCCTCCTTGCTCTTTTCTAATCTCTAAAGTTCCTCAAGAAGATCAAGTATTTTCCTGTAAGTAACAATCGTAAAAAGGACAAATCCGAGTGTTAGCGATGAGCCCGCAAAAAGCAAGAAAACCTTTAGCAAGCTATCAAGCTTTAACAACAGCCCTATATTTCCACCGCCGAAAGTTAATGATAGCTTTAAAATTGGTGAAGGAATTCCAAACTTACGACATACAAATTCAAGTTTATATTTCTTTTTGTATCTCCTTCTGAAAGGAATTGTAGTAAATCTATGTGGAAAGTTCTATCCTTTAAAAACTTCATTGGAATGTCTATGTCGTGAAGTATAGATCTTATTTTCATTATGTATCCATCAAATTTATATCCGTTGTAGCTAACAATTCTATCAGCTTTTATTATTTCTTCCCAGAATTTTTGTATGAGGATTTTTCCTTTTCTTCAAGCTCTTCATAAATAAAGTCGGAACTTATCGGTTCAAAGAAAACTTCTACAGTCTTATTCTTACCACATGGGATTAGTTTTTTTGTCGTTCTGGTTTGTTTGATCGGAAAGATATACTACTTTTCCTTCTTTTATTATCACTATCTTCTATAAGTACCGTTGAGAAAGATACTAAAATAAGCGTGAAGGGATTAAAAGAAAATTCTCGTTCAATATCTTCCTGTGTTTTTTCCCTTTTGCCCCGCTTCTGAATGTATAAATAGTCATCGTAAGTAATATTCCTTTTATCAGGAACTGTTTCTATATCAAAAACTATAACTTTCACCTTCTTCCTCCTTCTTTTATTATATTTTTAACCAGTTTCAGCGTTTACTTATTCTTATAACGGAAAACAGAGAGGTGAAAATATTTCTCTTTTCACTTACCCCTATAGTTTTTAAAAACTCCTCTTTTAGAATGAGATAACTGTCCTGTAAAAATCCATTATCAAATTCTTCAAGCGGTGTGAGATAACCCGCATCTTTTATCTGGACTTTATAACAAGGGACAAGTTTCTTTTGATCCTGTTTGTGATAATAACGGACCTCTTCAAATTTTTCGGGAGAGGTAAGGTAGAGTTTCTTCCATCCTTTGAGCATAGCCCTTTCAAAGTTCCCGTAATAATTTTCGGGAACGGGAATTCCCTCGTTAAGTAGAAAGTCTCTTGAAAAGTAAAGAGGATCTTCTTCTTTTAACTCAATCTTTTCAGGATTAACACATTTTAAAAACTTCAGAAAGAGAGAATTGTTTGCTTTTCCTAAAAGTTTATTTACGCTCTTTTTTGAAGAAATCTGAACCTCAAAAGGCAAGAAACACGCTCTCCTGAAAATCTGCCTTTCTCCCGTAAGATCAAAAAGATTACTGGTTAACATAGCTCCTCTTTTTACTCCCGAGTCTCCACTCAATTCCTTTAGCTTTTAGCTTTGAACCAAGTGCTCTTTTATCCCTGAGATGTTCTGGTGGAACTTCGTCAATAAGAACAGGCATTCTGTTATCTATGTAAAGAATTGCCTCAAAAGTATTTGCCTTGCTGTTTCTGGTTTCCTTTAATTTTCCGTAGTAAATTTTTTCTGTCCCCAGAAGTTTTGCTATGAAATTAAGAAGCGTAGTTTTTCCGGCCTTAGGAGTACCTATTAAAAGGGAAAATACGGGAAATTTATTTATATCCTTCATTAACTCAGTTGCTTTTTCCCTGACTTCCTTGAGAAATACAGAATAAAAAGAAAATATAATAGCCTCTCCGGTTAAAAATCTGTGTTCCTCACTCGTTTCTGTGGAAAGTTCTATATAATCCTTTATCGCAATTACAGTTTTCTTTACAGATTCCTCGGGAATAGAAATCTCAACAACGGATTTTCCATTATAAAAAATTTCTCCATCGCAAACCGCTACGTTTACTTTTTCATCTTTATCTTCCCTTTTATTCTTCAAGATTTCCTGAATCTTTTGAGGAGATATTAGTATTTCCTTCTTCTTTTCCGCAAGCTTCTGAAACATTTCTGCGCTTTCTTCAACCGCTTTTTTTCTGACAAGAGACTTCTGAGCTTCGTTAAAAATGGGACTGTTAATCACTTTAGTATAGTAGTAATTGAGAACAACATTTTTTACTTTTTCGTTTTTCTCAAATTCCTTTATCACTTCCCTTACTACTTCCGGTTCCTGAGTTTCTATAAACAGATTTAAGTGTTTTTCAATTTTCTTACTATTTTCAGATGCCTTTTTTCTTAAATCGGTGGAGCTTATTATTTTCCTTGCCCTACTTTTTACATAATTGTAATACCTTTCACATTCTTCAATTACGTTATCCTTTTCAATTATTACAAAAAAAACTCTTCCTGAGGTCCCCTCCAGGCTAAAGAGGATAAATTACCACTCCCTGCTACGACAATTTTCCTTTCTTCGGATTCAAGTATGTATAACTTTGTATGACAGTTTGGAATGTAGTAAACGGAGAAATCTTTAAACATGGCTTGTTTACTTATTTCTTCTCCTTCTTTGAGGAACTTTTCCACTATAACTTCCAGGTTATAAAGTTCCCTTCCTTGTTCTTCTAACCCTATCAGGATTTCCACTTCCCTGTAATCCTTTAAAAGATCAAGGATACTCTTCAGAGAGGAGAAAGTTATAGCTTTTATCCTGTTGAATTGCCTAAGGTATTTCCCTGGAATATCGTACAGGAGTTTAATTTCCTCTTCGCCTATACTAAGAATAGGCTTTTTAGTATCTTTTTCAGGTTCCTCTGAAAAAAGTTGTTTGTTCATTATACCTCCCAAACTACTTAAAATTTCGCATCAGATAGTGCCTATTTCAAGCTAAGTCCTATCTTTTACTAAACTTACTTTTCTAACTTATATAAGTTATATTACTTATAAAACTAAACTTTATTTAAAGAATAAAATTCATTAGCACCCTTATACGACTTCTACCAGTAAAGGAAAAGGTACGCCGGTTCCGCTCACAATACCTTTACCGGTAGGTAGTTTCGGAAGAATGTTCGCTATATCACTTCCAGCAAATTCTACAAAAGTGGAAACTGTATCAATGTCAGATGCATTTATAGTTCTAAACATAACCTGAGTGTTTAATTGAGAAAGGATATATTTGCTAACCTGTGCTGGTCTTTGCGTTATTACCATAAGTCCTAAATTGAATTTCCTTCCCTCGGATGCTATCTTTCTGGCAAAAGTGAGAGAAAGGTTTTCTTTTCCTGCGGAGACATCCCCGAATCCCTTTTCTGGAGCAAAATTGTGCGCCTCTTCCAGAACTAAAAATCTTTTGGAAGGTTGTTTCTTATTCCTTGT
This is a stretch of genomic DNA from Aquifex aeolicus VF5. It encodes these proteins:
- a CDS encoding AAA family ATPase — translated: MRLSEYKRSNSAQNFDEFFRKGYVSILYGDSGVGKTTISLYLCLLAGAGKNLFHNLLKVKEPKKVAYISLELYKEDILEKLEPIRKRYRISTSEMEIMDLDDISDYRSFEKILEQKRYDFVVVDSFVAFYEGKSIYDPVEVKEFIKKTRKLARNSESHIMFIHHTIKSSGKNKTDRYQGVSTIKFLTTPFMQAYTEGKSFRVLTIEKHNFAYPFEKIYYYINKNGAITWYINEKAKYEEILHKFEPILKHLKDREYGMKTDELLNLSGLKKRTFYAHLNKLEEMGIIEWHHKGSKVSRVSISKRFKFILKRNNKFKRE
- a CDS encoding PIN domain-containing protein, which encodes MFFKKVYKVDRPTISQVLIDILELRNVKIEDNELLIEALKIYSNKNLDFVDCLLCAYSKKYKVVSFDKGVKKCTNALTIE
- a CDS encoding PIN domain-containing protein, with the protein product MASRKGEKEIIVNANVILRYLLKDHRKLYKEAEELFNKILSGELKVFIPQVVIAEIVYVLQESI
- a CDS encoding AbrB/MazE/SpoVT family DNA-binding domain-containing protein, which codes for MKIAKLTKKGQITIPAEYRKLLGTDIVEITYEKGKVIIKPVKKLGGILHKYATRDRSIEEIMKTEKEAIGDGLAERGKRDNC
- a CDS encoding nucleotidyl transferase AbiEii/AbiGii toxin family protein, coding for MRKLKKEQREALEKVVSLGICNDFYLAGGTALLIRYGHRFSDDFDFFTFPEKPFDSFSISRQIDKLSRVRWLYQSKDTLIFLLDGIKFSFFEYRYPLLENPEKNNDLGIFIAGDKDIACMKAVAIAQRGSKKDFYDLWFLMRKHGWDLKELEKLVKKKYRNIDFSIIVKSLVYFEDAREEVYEDIEPYWEEVEEFFKRKVKEYLEN
- a CDS encoding ribbon-helix-helix protein, CopG family, producing MKRTTIFINEETKQKIKLIAKKKQKSMAEIIREAINEYIVKHKKNKKYSFIGLGKSKRSDISEIHEEKLWKYSQ
- a CDS encoding ATP-binding protein → MEELIKEAGYPSLVSGNSHQARENRSKLSQNIKPSLRLTSLSKKTLVNLIESLNAGSKEIQEITTYLKETYGENSLSNQTTVFDAINSGLESEKRVIIFNFRNITHPQTRINIAGLIMEELFTRNKKQPSKRFLVLEEAHNFAPEKGFGDVSAGKENLSLTFARKIASEGRKFNLGLMVITQRPAQVSKYILSQLNTQVMFRTINASDIDTVSTFVEFAGSDIANILPKLPTGKGIVSGTGVPFPLLVEVV